The following are encoded together in the Candidatus Methylomirabilota bacterium genome:
- a CDS encoding FAD-dependent oxidoreductase, whose protein sequence is MPARHLIIGGGTAGMNAMRTIREEERERSEITLVSVEKPYSRMVLPYYLDRSIAESHVFTAAAAVLAQWGVKTHLGRRAVKLGTAANACTLDDGTSVEYDDCLIATGSSPVKAPVPGADLPGVHSFWTLDQCRALIADIRPGSHVVMVGAGFIAFTILNSILALGATLTIVEIAPRILPRMVDAKGAELVEGWLRRHGVTVRAGATLTRIEEAKGRKRLRFARGPDIQADVVIMATGIRTNLDWLKDSGIKIEQGILVDDHLRASVPNVYAAGDVAEGPDRVSGAPALHAIEPTAQEHGRVAGANMAGKDVRYPGSLLMNIVEVCHLDIASFGAWDDEGAEAMVGLRPDRPAYRKLLWRGDHLVGAIILGPSRDIWTTNDVGMLKGLVQTQTALGHFKDALRRNPFDIKSAYIASGTTRRLLDETVLGRPSRAPGTTPVAV, encoded by the coding sequence ATGCCGGCGCGTCATCTGATCATCGGCGGCGGCACGGCCGGCATGAACGCGATGCGAACGATCCGCGAGGAAGAACGCGAGCGCTCGGAGATCACGCTGGTCAGCGTCGAGAAGCCCTACTCCCGCATGGTGCTCCCGTACTATCTGGACCGCTCCATCGCCGAGTCCCATGTCTTCACGGCGGCCGCGGCCGTGCTGGCCCAGTGGGGCGTGAAGACGCACCTGGGCCGGCGCGCCGTCAAGCTCGGCACGGCGGCCAACGCGTGCACCCTGGACGACGGCACCAGCGTGGAGTATGACGACTGCCTGATCGCCACGGGCTCGTCGCCGGTGAAGGCCCCGGTGCCGGGCGCCGACCTGCCCGGCGTCCACTCGTTCTGGACGCTGGACCAGTGCCGGGCCCTGATCGCCGACATCCGGCCGGGCAGCCACGTGGTCATGGTGGGAGCCGGATTCATCGCCTTCACCATCCTCAACTCCATCCTGGCCCTGGGCGCCACACTGACGATCGTGGAGATCGCCCCGCGCATCCTGCCTCGCATGGTCGACGCCAAGGGCGCCGAGCTCGTGGAGGGCTGGCTGCGCCGGCACGGCGTCACCGTCCGCGCCGGCGCCACGTTGACGCGGATCGAGGAGGCGAAGGGCCGCAAGCGGCTGCGCTTCGCCAGGGGCCCCGACATCCAGGCCGACGTCGTGATCATGGCCACGGGGATCCGGACGAACCTCGACTGGCTCAAGGATTCCGGCATCAAGATCGAGCAGGGCATCCTGGTCGATGACCATCTCCGGGCCAGCGTGCCCAATGTCTACGCCGCCGGCGACGTGGCCGAGGGACCCGATCGCGTGTCCGGGGCGCCGGCGCTGCACGCCATCGAGCCGACGGCGCAGGAGCACGGGCGCGTGGCCGGCGCCAACATGGCGGGCAAGGACGTCCGCTACCCGGGCAGCCTGCTCATGAACATCGTCGAGGTCTGCCACCTCGACATCGCGTCCTTCGGTGCCTGGGACGACGAGGGCGCCGAGGCGATGGTCGGGCTCAGGCCGGACCGGCCGGCCTACCGCAAGCTGCTGTGGCGTGGCGATCACCTCGTGGGCGCCATCATCCTGGGGCCGTCCCGCGACATCTGGACCACGAACGACGTGGGCATGCTCAAGGGCCTGGTGCAGACTCAGACGGCGCTCGGCCACTTCAAGGACGCGCTCCGGCGTAACCCCTTCGACATCAAGTCGGCCTACATCGCGTCCGGGACGACGCGACGGCTGCTCGACGAAACCGTGCTTGGACGCCCGTCCAGGGCGCCCGGCACCACCCCGGTGGCGGTGTGA
- a CDS encoding 4Fe-4S dicluster domain-containing protein — protein MSVLRIIPERCTGCLRCELACSYMQTGTYQPAKSVIRVSPFERHTSYAPYTCTQCAEGWCMTACPVGAITINAAGAKDVVDDLCVGCKLCTIACPYGTMFYDPGTRKAFKCNLCGGDPACVHACPTAAILYEDVPTADWLGDFAAERMGRVLAEAR, from the coding sequence ATGAGCGTCCTTCGAATCATCCCGGAGCGCTGCACCGGCTGCCTCCGCTGCGAACTGGCGTGCTCGTACATGCAAACCGGGACGTACCAGCCGGCCAAGTCGGTCATCCGCGTGTCCCCGTTCGAACGCCACACCTCCTACGCGCCGTACACTTGCACGCAGTGCGCCGAGGGCTGGTGCATGACGGCGTGTCCGGTCGGCGCCATCACGATCAACGCCGCCGGGGCGAAGGACGTCGTGGACGACCTCTGCGTTGGATGCAAGCTGTGCACGATCGCCTGCCCCTACGGCACCATGTTCTACGACCCCGGCACCCGGAAAGCCTTCAAGTGCAACCTCTGCGGCGGCGACCCCGCCTGCGTCCACGCCTGCCCCACCGCGGCCATCCTCTACGAGGACGTGCCCACGGCCGACTGGCTCGGCGACTTCGCCGCCGAGCGGATGGGCCGCGTCCTGGCGGAGGCGCGCTGA
- a CDS encoding GYD domain-containing protein produces the protein MSLYIMLSTLSESGRKVVRERPGWIRKVNADVERMGARVLAQYAVLGPYDFVTVIEAADNATISRVSVEVGARGGAAGMTMAAIPLDEFIERLEGGGKGKARKKR, from the coding sequence GTGAGCCTCTACATCATGCTGAGCACGCTCTCGGAGTCGGGCCGCAAGGTCGTGCGGGAGCGTCCCGGCTGGATTCGCAAGGTCAACGCCGACGTCGAGCGTATGGGCGCGCGGGTGCTGGCCCAGTACGCCGTCCTCGGCCCCTACGATTTCGTCACCGTCATCGAGGCGGCGGACAACGCCACCATCTCGCGTGTGTCCGTCGAAGTGGGCGCGCGGGGCGGGGCCGCCGGCATGACGATGGCCGCCATCCCCCTCGACGAGTTCATCGAGCGGCTGGAGGGCGGCGGCAAGGGGAAGGCCCGAAAGAAGCGATGA
- the mmsB gene encoding 3-hydroxyisobutyrate dehydrogenase, translating to MKIGFIGTGTMGQPMVKNLLARGFSVTAYDVAPAALQAAVALGATAAGSAAEAAKQGQLVVTMLPSSSHVEAAYLGPAGVLEGVARGRLCVDMSTIDPAVSRRVAVRLRSAGVRFLDAPVSGAVPRAVAGTLTIMVGGDPMDLEEARPALAAMGSTIIHVGAVGSGEVAKLCNNLIAGVAMVAVSEAFRIAEGFGVDPRILTQVIARSSGNTWVMEHGHPVPGMVEQAAANRDYAPGFMTDLMAKDLGLAVNAARELRVPVAVAPAAQLLLRLASSHGYGRKDFSSVYDFLRASSQDAPV from the coding sequence ATGAAGATCGGCTTCATCGGGACCGGCACCATGGGGCAGCCGATGGTCAAGAACCTGCTGGCCCGCGGCTTCTCGGTCACCGCCTACGACGTGGCGCCCGCGGCGCTGCAAGCCGCCGTCGCGCTGGGCGCCACCGCGGCGGGCTCGGCGGCCGAAGCGGCCAAGCAGGGACAGCTCGTCGTGACGATGCTGCCGTCGTCCTCGCACGTGGAGGCGGCCTACCTGGGTCCCGCCGGCGTGCTCGAGGGCGTGGCGCGCGGCCGGCTCTGCGTGGACATGTCGACGATCGATCCCGCGGTGTCCCGCCGGGTGGCCGTCCGGCTGCGCTCGGCCGGCGTGCGGTTCCTCGATGCGCCGGTCTCGGGCGCGGTCCCGCGGGCGGTGGCCGGCACGCTGACCATCATGGTCGGTGGCGATCCCATGGATCTCGAGGAGGCCCGCCCGGCCCTGGCCGCCATGGGCAGCACGATCATCCACGTCGGCGCGGTGGGCTCCGGCGAGGTGGCCAAGCTCTGCAACAATCTCATCGCCGGCGTGGCCATGGTGGCGGTGAGCGAGGCGTTCCGCATCGCGGAAGGGTTCGGCGTCGATCCGCGCATCCTGACCCAGGTCATCGCCAGGTCGTCGGGGAACACCTGGGTGATGGAGCACGGCCATCCCGTGCCAGGCATGGTGGAGCAGGCGGCGGCCAACCGCGATTACGCTCCGGGATTCATGACGGATCTCATGGCCAAGGACCTGGGCCTGGCCGTCAACGCCGCCCGCGAGCTGCGGGTGCCGGTGGCCGTGGCGCCGGCCGCCCAGCTGCTGCTGCGGCTGGCCTCCTCCCACGGCTACGGGCGCAAGGACTTTTCGTCGGTCTACGACTTCCTGCGCGCCTCGAGCCAAGACGCGCCCGTGTGA
- a CDS encoding PaaI family thioesterase, which produces MTIDPTALDERHRGTLSELLGIRFVEALPDRVVAELAIRDELRTVGGRLHGGTLMTLADVAGATATMLNLPPGASTATLESKTNFFAAGQHGVVRAESTPLHRGRTTMVWQTRVTDGAGRLLSITIQTQMVLKP; this is translated from the coding sequence GTGACGATCGATCCGACGGCGCTCGACGAACGGCACCGGGGCACGCTGAGCGAGCTGCTCGGAATCCGCTTCGTGGAAGCGCTGCCCGACCGGGTGGTGGCCGAGCTCGCCATCCGCGACGAGCTGCGCACGGTGGGCGGGCGGCTGCACGGGGGCACCCTGATGACCCTCGCCGATGTCGCGGGGGCCACCGCCACCATGCTCAATCTGCCGCCGGGGGCGTCGACGGCGACCCTGGAGTCCAAGACCAACTTCTTCGCCGCCGGGCAACACGGCGTGGTGCGGGCGGAGAGCACGCCGCTGCACCGGGGCCGCACCACGATGGTGTGGCAGACGCGCGTCACGGACGGAGCCGGGCGCTTGCTGTCAATCACGATCCAGACCCAGATGGTCCTGAAGCCATAA
- a CDS encoding gluconokinase — translation MTVVALDVGTSSVRASVYDETGQVVGGRVHRVTLAPTLTPDGGVEHDPRRLLSAVIACLDAVVAGPRAPDVAAVGIATFWHGLLGFDATGRPLTPIYMWADTRSAPDASLLRQALDETALHARTGCHLHASYWPAKLRWLTRERAAEVLRVVRWGSFGEYLDLSLFGAAATSISMASGTGLFDLEGLRWDVEALAAAGLEPDRLFPLCDRRDGRRGLLPEWSRRWPGLRGAAWFPAVGDGAASNIGSGCVEPSRMTLNLGTSAALRVTTRATATAPPGLWRYRLDRRLGMVGGALSEGGNVYEWCREVLRLPDDAETERALAAGQPDRHGLTVLPLLAGERAPGWRDDRRATVAGLGRETTALQILRAWLEAVALRLSLVYGLLRPHAAEPHVIVASGGALARSPAWTQIIADALGHPVLVARDHEMTSRGAALLALEALGRLSDLDGLAVPPGETFHPDAARHARLRRALERQRRLDATLG, via the coding sequence ATGACGGTCGTCGCTCTCGACGTCGGCACCTCGTCCGTGCGCGCCAGCGTGTACGACGAGACGGGACAGGTGGTGGGCGGGCGCGTGCATCGGGTCACGCTGGCGCCGACGCTGACGCCCGACGGCGGGGTCGAGCACGATCCCCGGCGCCTGCTGAGCGCGGTCATCGCCTGTCTGGACGCGGTGGTGGCGGGGCCGCGGGCGCCCGACGTCGCCGCCGTCGGGATCGCCACCTTCTGGCACGGCCTCCTCGGCTTCGACGCGACCGGCCGTCCGCTCACTCCCATCTACATGTGGGCCGACACCCGCAGCGCCCCCGACGCGTCGCTCCTGCGCCAGGCCCTGGACGAGACGGCGCTCCACGCGCGGACGGGGTGCCACCTGCATGCCTCCTACTGGCCGGCCAAGCTGCGCTGGCTGACCCGCGAGCGCGCCGCCGAAGTCCTGCGCGTCGTCCGCTGGGGATCGTTCGGCGAGTACCTCGACCTGAGCCTCTTCGGCGCGGCCGCCACCAGCATCTCGATGGCCTCGGGCACCGGGCTGTTCGATCTGGAGGGATTGCGCTGGGACGTCGAGGCCCTGGCGGCGGCCGGCCTGGAGCCGGACCGGCTGTTCCCGCTCTGCGATCGCCGGGACGGCCGCCGGGGGCTGCTCCCCGAGTGGTCACGTCGCTGGCCGGGCCTGCGGGGCGCCGCCTGGTTCCCGGCGGTGGGCGACGGCGCCGCCAGCAATATCGGCTCAGGCTGCGTCGAGCCCAGCCGCATGACCCTCAACCTCGGCACCTCGGCCGCGCTCCGGGTGACCACGAGGGCGACGGCGACGGCACCCCCGGGCCTCTGGCGCTATCGCCTGGACCGGCGCCTGGGCATGGTGGGGGGCGCCCTGTCGGAGGGCGGCAACGTGTACGAGTGGTGCCGCGAGGTGCTCCGGCTGCCGGACGACGCCGAGACCGAGCGCGCCCTCGCCGCCGGCCAGCCCGATCGCCACGGCCTCACCGTGTTGCCGCTGCTCGCCGGCGAGCGCGCACCAGGGTGGCGCGACGATCGGCGCGCGACCGTGGCCGGGCTCGGGCGCGAAACGACCGCGTTGCAGATCCTGCGCGCGTGGCTGGAGGCCGTGGCGCTGCGGCTGTCGCTCGTATACGGGCTGCTGCGCCCGCACGCCGCCGAACCGCATGTGATCGTCGCCTCGGGCGGGGCGCTGGCGCGCTCGCCCGCGTGGACCCAGATCATCGCCGATGCTCTGGGCCACCCCGTCCTGGTCGCCCGCGATCACGAGATGACGAGCCGGGGCGCCGCCCTCCTCGCGCTGGAGGCCCTGGGCCGCCTGTCCGATTTGGACGGTCTGGCCGTCCCGCCGGGCGAGACGTTCCACCCGGACGCGGCCCGCCACGCCCGCCTGCGCCGGGCGCTCGAGCGCCAGCGCCGGCTCGACGCCACGCTGGGCTGA
- the pgl gene encoding 6-phosphogluconolactonase produces the protein MEAASEVVVVADAAELADRAAQSIVDSALEAVAARGRFMLVLAGGDTPRRTYARLAAAPRRDAMPWASTFVFFGDERCVPLDHADSNYRMARETLLDQVPLPSEQVFAMPGDAPDPDAGAVAYARTLARVLGLRRGEVPRFDLVLLGMGLDGHTASLFPGSPVLKEIFRPVAAVHATAAAIPQRITLTLPVLNAATNVLFLVSGPEKAKAVRAVLDERALLPAGMVQPEKGRLVWMLDHAAASQLRR, from the coding sequence ATGGAAGCCGCCTCCGAGGTCGTGGTGGTCGCCGATGCGGCCGAGCTCGCCGACCGGGCCGCCCAGAGCATCGTCGACAGCGCCCTCGAGGCCGTGGCCGCCCGCGGCCGCTTCATGCTGGTGCTGGCCGGCGGCGACACCCCGCGCCGAACCTACGCGCGGCTGGCCGCAGCGCCCCGGCGCGACGCGATGCCCTGGGCCAGCACGTTCGTCTTCTTCGGGGACGAGCGCTGCGTGCCGCTCGACCACGCCGATTCCAACTACCGGATGGCCCGGGAGACCCTGCTCGATCAGGTGCCGCTGCCCTCGGAGCAGGTCTTCGCCATGCCCGGCGACGCCCCGGATCCGGACGCCGGGGCCGTGGCGTACGCGCGCACGCTGGCCCGGGTCCTCGGCCTTCGTCGCGGCGAGGTGCCCCGATTCGATCTGGTCCTGCTGGGCATGGGGCTGGACGGCCACACCGCCTCGCTGTTTCCCGGGTCGCCCGTGCTCAAAGAGATCTTCCGGCCCGTCGCTGCGGTCCACGCGACGGCCGCCGCCATCCCGCAGCGCATCACGCTGACCCTGCCCGTGCTCAACGCGGCTACCAACGTCCTGTTCCTGGTGTCGGGCCCGGAGAAGGCCAAGGCCGTGAGGGCCGTGCTGGACGAGCGGGCCCTGCTGCCCGCGGGCATGGTCCAGCCCGAGAAGGGCCGCCTGGTGTGGATGCTCGACCACGCCGCCGCCTCCCAGCTCCGGCGCTAG